CGAGCAGACCGTGACCTCGCCTGCGTCGGCGGCGATGACCAGATAGCAGCAGGTGACCAGTTGGTCGGGGACGTCCAGGTCGGCGACGCACGTGTCCAGGGCCTGCATGAGCTGTCGGGGTTGCATGCCGGTCTTGGCCAGGGCGTGCGCGGCGGAGCGCAACTGGCCCATGACGGCGGCGGCTTCCAGGCCGCGGCCCATCACGTCGCCGATCAGGACGCCTACCCGGCCGGCCCCGAGTGGGACGAGGTCGAACCAGTCGCCGCCGACCCCGGCGCCCTGGGTGGCGGGCCGGTAGCGGCTGGCGGTGGCAAGGCCTGGGATGGCGGGCGGGGTACCCATCAGGCTGCGCTGCAGGGTGAGGGCAATGTGGCGCTGCTGCTCGTAGAGGACGGTCAGTTCCGCCTCGGCCTGCTTGCGGTCGCTGATGTCGCGGACGATGGCGCATGTGCCGGTGACTGTGCCGTTCGCGGCGCGGGTGGGCCAGAGGGTGATGTCGACGTCCAGCAGGCCGCCGGAGCGGGTGAGGCGCAGGGTCTCGAAGTGCTCGACCTTCTCTCCGTTACGCAGCCGGTCCATGAGTACGGTGATCTCGTCCCGGCGTTCGGGCGGGGCGAGCAGGGACACGTGCTGGCCCATGACCTCGGCCCGGGTGTAGCCGTACAGCCGCTGGGCGGCGGCGTTCCAGTAGGTGATGTGGCCGTCGAGGGTCTTGGCGAGGATCGCGTCCTGGGAGGACTCGACGAGCGCGGCGAGTTCGGCGATGCGTTCCTCGGCGGCTTTGCGGTCGCTGACGTCGCGGACGGCGGCGGACACAAGAAGGCCGCCGGTGGTTTCCAGCGGACTGAGACTGATCTCGACAGGGAACTCAGTCCCGTCCTTGCGCAGTCCGTGCAGTTCCAACCCCGCACCCATGGGACGCACTTGGCGGTTGTTGGCGTAGCCGTCCCGATGGTCGGCGTGGTGGACGCGGAAACGGCCCGGGACAAGCAACTCGACAGGGTGACCCAGCAGTTCCTCGCGCTGGTAGCCGAACAGAGCTTCCGTCTGCGCGTTGACGAGCTTGATGGTGCCGGTGTCGTCGACGATGATCATGGCGTCCGGTGCCGCCTCCAGCAGACCCCGGAACCGATCCTCGGCGGCTTTGCGGTCGCTGACGTCGCGGACGGCGGCGGACACAAGAAGGCCGTCAGTGGTTTCCAGCGGACTGAGACTGATTTCGACAGGGAACTCAGTCCCGTCCTTGCGCAGTCCGTGCAGTTCCAACCCCGCACCCATGGGACGCACTTGGCGGTTGTTGGCGTAGCCGTCCCGATGGTCGGCGTGGTGGACGCGGAAACGGCCCGGGACAAGCAACTCGACAGGGTGACCCAGCAGTTCCTCGCGCTGGTAGCCGAACAGAGCTTCCGTCTGCGCGTTGACGAGCTTGATGGTGCCGGTGTCGTCGACGATGATCATGGCGTCCGGTGCCGCCTCCAGCAGACCCCGGAACCGATCCTCGGCGCCTCCCGGCTCGCCTTCGTGAGCCTCGGCACCACACAGACAATGCTTCCCGGCCGCCGCATCCGCGGACCGGGCCGATGCCGCTCCAACAAAGTCACTCATGTCCGCCCCAGACGTGCCGACTACCGTGAATCGGCCCATCCCAGTACACCTGGACCGCGCCCGCTGCAACATGTCGCTTACTGGCTTCACAACGGCCGAACCTGTCCGCCAACAGCACCCCGGTGACCGTCTGCCGACACGGTCACTGCCCATCGGGAAGTTGGCCGACCTGGACCGCGAGCATGCTCGCGCCGGATCGCCGGCAACACGTCGTTGCCGACCACGTCGAGGAGCTAAAAGGGCGGATGACGTCGCTTCCGAGATGTGCACTAAGCGGTGTCGGGGAAGTCCGGGTGGGTGAAGGAGCGGGTCGAGGGCCGAGTCTGGCAAGGCGGAGGAAGGAGTCCACGCGGAGCGTCGGCGACTGACGACAACGCAGCCAGGCGACAGCCATCGGCCCGCGACGCCGCCCGGACCTCCCCGGGGCCGCTTAGCCCTTCCGCAGCAGCGTCACCACCGCCGCCCCGCCCAGCCCGATGTTGTGCGCGAGCCCCACCCGCGCGTCCGCCACCTGCCGTCGCGCCGCCTCTCCCCTCAACTGCCGGACCAGTTCGGCCGCCTGGGCCAGACCGGTCGCGCCGAGCGGATGGCCCTTGGAGATCAGTCCGCCGGAGGGGTTGACCACCCACCGGCCGCCGTACGTCGTCGCCCCGCTCTCCACGAGCTTGCCGGACTCGCCGTCCGCGCACATGCCGAGCGCCTCATACGTCAGCAGCTCGTTGATGGAGAAGCAGTCGTGCAGCTCGATGACGTCGACGTCCTCGATCCCGAGCCCGGACTTCTCGTACACGCTCCGTGCGGCCTGCCGCGACATCGGCTTGCCGACGACGTCGATGCAGGAGCCGGAGGCGAAGGACTCCTCGGTGTCGGTGGTCATGGCCTGGGCGGCGATCTCCACGGCCTTGTCGTGCAGCCCGTGCCGGACCACGAAACGCTCGGACACGACGAGAGCCGCAGCCGCGCCGTCCGATGTGGGCGAGCACTGGAGCTTGGTCAGCGGCCGGTGGATCGTCTTCGCGGCGAGGATCTCGTCGACCGAGTACACGTCCTGGAACTGGGCGTCTGGGTTGTTCGCCGAATGCCGGTGGTTCTTGGCGCCGACGGCGGCGAGCTGCGCCTCGGTCGTGCCGTACCGCTCCATGTGCTCGCGGGCGGCGTTGCCGAAGATCTGCGCGGTGGGCGGGGACATCTCGAAGCCGTGGGCGCCGGCCATGACGCCGTAGTGCCGGGCGACGGGTGACGTGGCGAAGCTTCCGCCGTCCGCACCCGCCCCGAGCGCCCCGCGGGTCATCTTCTCGAACCCGAGCGCCAGTACGCAGTCGCTGATGCCGCCCTCGACGAACTGCCGCGCCATCATCAGCACCGTCGCCCCGGTCGCGCAGTTGTTGTTGACGTTGTAGACGGGTACACCGGTCAGGCCGAGTTCGTACGCCGCCCGCTGGCCCGCTGTCGACGCCTGGAAGCAGTACCCGACGGGCACCTGCTCGACGAGGTCGTACGAGATCCCCGCATCGGCAAGCGCCTGCGTCCCCGCCTCCCTCGCCATGTCCCAGTACTGCCAGTCCCTCGACTCGGGCTTCTCGAACTTCGTCGTCCCGACCCCGACGATGTACGCCTTCATGGTCTTCCTCTCAGTCCCTGGGCAGGCCGAGGATGCGCTCGGCGACGACATTGAGCTGTACCTGCGTGGTGCCGCCCGCGATGGTCAGGCAACGCGACATGAGAAAGCCGTGCACGGCCCGCGCGCCCGCGCCCTCGCTCAACGCGCCTGCGGGTCCGAGCAGTTCGAGTCCGAGCTCGGCGGTCTTCTGCTGGTGCACGGTCTGGACGAGTTTGCGTACGGACGCGCCCGCGCCCGGTTCGAGCCCGGACACCTGCCGCATCGTGGTCCTCAGTCCGATGCAGGCGAGGGCGTGCGCCTCTGCGGCCACCGCCCCGATCCGCAGGCGGTCCGCGCCGCCCAGGCCGGGCGCCCGCGCGAGCAGTGCCTCAAGACCCGTGTCGAAGGCCATCTGGTCGGCCATGTGGACGCGTTCGTTGCCGAGGGTGTTGCGGGCGACCTTCCAGCCCTCCCCGATCGTCCCCACGACCGCGTCGTCGGGCAGCAGCGCACCGTCGAAGTACACCTCGTTGAAGAGGGAGTCCCCGGTGATCTCCTTCAGCGGCCGGATGTCGATTCCGTCCGTCCGCTTCATGTCGACGACGAAGTAGGTGAGCCCCTTGTGCTTGGGTGCCTCGGGGTCGGTACGGGCCAGCAGAATGCCGTAGTCGGCCCGCTGGGCGGAGCTAGTCCACACCTTCTGGCCGCTGACGAGCCAGCCGTCCGGGGTCTTCTCGGCCCGGGTCCGCAGACTCGCCAGGTCCGATCCGGCTCCCGGCTCGGAGAACAACTGGCACCAGCGCAGTTCGCCGCGCAGTGTCGGCCGCAGGTATCGCTCCTGCTGGGCGGGCGTCCCGTACGCGAGGAGCGAGGGCACCACCCAGGTCGCGATCCCGAGGTCGCTCACCTGCACCCCGGCGGCCCGCAACTCCTCCTGTACGACGAGCTGCTGGACCGCTCCCGCGCCGAGTCCGTACGGCGCCGGCAGATGCGGGGCGGCATACCCGGTGGGTGCGAGCTCCCTGCGTACGGCGGCCGGGTCGAGCCCTCGTACGCTCTCGGCCACCGCCCGGGCCGGTCCCCGGTAGCTCGCGGCCTCCGCCGGCAGCTCCAGCCGCAGCTCCCGCCGCGCCCCGCCCGCCGCGAGCCGGACCGCCCGCAGCCGATGGCTGTCCCCCGGCCCCAGCAACTGGCGCGCGACGAGAGCCCGGCGCAGATACAGATGCGCGTCGTGCTCCCAGGTGAAGCCGATCCCGCCGAGCACCTGGATGCAGTCCTTGGCGCAGGAGTACGCGGCGTCCAGCGCGGCCCCGGCGGCGAGCGATGCCACCAGACCCCGTACGTCGGCGGCCTCGTCCACGGCGCGTGCCGCGTCCCACGCCAGCGCGCGGGCCTGCTCGACGCGCACCAGCATGTCGGCGCACAGATGCTTGACCGCCTGGAACTGTCCGATGGGCCGCCCGAACTGCTCACGAACCTTGGCGTACTCGGCGGCGGCGTGCAGGGCCCAGGCGGCAGTTCCGCACGCTTCGGCCGCGAACAACACGCAGGCAAGGTCCCGTACGAGAGCGGTGTCGATGTCCAGTGCGCGGTCCCGGGGCACGGTCACGCCATGGGCGGTGACCTCGGCGGTCGGCCGGGTCGGGTCGGCGCTCTCCTGCACGCGGACGGTGAGCGCCTCCGCGTCCACCACGAGCCAGCCGGTGCCGGTTTCGAGTACGAGCAGATCGGCCTGCCCGCCGCCGAGGACAGGCGGCGCGGTGCCGTCGAGCCGGAAGCCGTCCGGGGTCCCGGTGGCGGTCAGCGTCCCGGGACCGAGGGCGACGGCCGCGATGCGCTCCCCTCCCGCGAGCGCGGCCGCCAGATCCCCCCGGCCGGCGCGGGCCAGCACGGCGCACGCGAGCACGCTGGGCAGATACGGCCCCGGCAGCGCGGCCCGGCCCGTCTCCTCCAGTACGACGGCGAGGTCGAGCACCGTCCCGCCCCCGCCGCCGTACTTTTCGGCAAGGTGCAGGCCGAGGATGCCCTGCTCCGCCGCACCGTCCCAGTACCCGGGCCGCCCGACCTCTGCACCGGGCGCGTCGAGCAGCTTGCGCACTTCCTCGGGCGGCACGGCGCGGGCGAGCCAGCCACGCACCGACTCGGCCAACGCGCGCTGCTCATGCGTGATTCCGATGCCCATGCGGGCAGACTAGAACACGTTCCAATCTGACGGAAGGTCAGATACACCGCGCATCGCATTGGACAGACCCCTACCTGGTTTTGGTCGAAAGCCCGTCTTGGTGAGTCAGCGGGCGAGGGAGACGGCGAAGGGCTTGAAGCCGTGTCGGCGCAGGATGTGGGGCACGACCAGGATCATGGCCTCGGTGGCGCGGGCTGTGCTGATGTCGCCGAGGTCCTCGATCCGTTCGGGCCGCCAGCCCAGGTCGCCGAGCAGGCCGGTGACAGTCCTCTTCGCGTGTTCGTCATCGCCCGAGAGATAGGCGGTCGGTGGGGTGGCCAGGGCCTCGGGAGCGGTCATGACCATGAAAAGCATGGTGTTGAGAGTCTTGACCACATGGGTGTCGGGGAGCGCGGCCTGGAGCTTCTCGGCGAGGCTGCTGCCGGGATAGCACAGGTCGCCGGGCAGGCCGTCAGCGGCGTCGCGGGTGGCGTTGGAGACGTCGATGAGGATCTTTCCGGAGAGCTCAGTGCGCAGGTCGGTGAGGCGGTCCAGGGTGCTGTCGCCGGGCGTCGCGTTGATCACGATGTCCGCGGTGCGGGCAGTGGTGCGCTGGTCGGCGAAGGCGACCGGCGGGGCGAGCCCAATGGTGCGGGCGGCGGTGTCTTCGGGGCTCCGGCCGCCGAGGGTGACATGGTGTCCGGCTGCGGAGAGCTTGCCGGCGAGGTTGGTGCCGACGCGGCCGGCGCCCAGGATGCCGATGTTGGTCATGCGGTGATGCTCCTTGCGGTATCGGGGTGGGGAAGAGAGCGGAGACTTCCGGTCAGGCGATCGGCGAGAGGACCTTGAGGGCGGCGCCGTGGATGCCGGGGGCGGCGGCCAGGAAGTCGCGGCTGCCGGTGTTCCAGGGTTCGCCCGTCAGGTCGGTGACGGTGCCTCCGGCCTCGGAGACCAGCAGGGCGCCGGCGACCAGGCCGGAGCGGACGTCGGAGAACTGCCAGAATGCGTCCATGCGTCCGGCGGCGACGTGGATGAGCTGCATCGTGGCGGGAACGGACACGCGCACGACCAGGCCGTTGATGAGCATGGCGGTGACGGAGTCACCGATCCGCCGGAAGGTTCGCTCGTCCTCGCCGGGCTTGGCCTGGCCGGTGCCGATGAGCGCGGCGCCCAGGTCGGTCTTGGCGGACACCTTCAGGGGACGGTCGTTGAGGCGGGCACCGCCGCCGGCGACTGCGGTGTAGGTGTCGCCGGTCAGCGGCAGGTGGACGACGGTGAGTACCGGCTGGTTGTCGCGGACCAGGGTGGCGGTGACGGCCCAGTCGTCCATGCCGTGGACGTGGTTGATGTTGCCCTCGGCGGGGTCGACGACCCACCACTCCCCGGGCGGGAGCGCGCCGCCGGCCAGCTCGTCCTCGGCCCACTGCGACCCTTGCCGGGCCCGCAGCAGCGGTTCCCGCAGCACGTCCAGCACCGCTTCGTCGTTGGCGTGGATCTCGCCGACGACCTCGTCCATAGTCACGCCCCGGGTGTGCGAGGT
The Streptomyces lunaelactis genome window above contains:
- a CDS encoding lipid-transfer protein; the protein is MKAYIVGVGTTKFEKPESRDWQYWDMAREAGTQALADAGISYDLVEQVPVGYCFQASTAGQRAAYELGLTGVPVYNVNNNCATGATVLMMARQFVEGGISDCVLALGFEKMTRGALGAGADGGSFATSPVARHYGVMAGAHGFEMSPPTAQIFGNAAREHMERYGTTEAQLAAVGAKNHRHSANNPDAQFQDVYSVDEILAAKTIHRPLTKLQCSPTSDGAAAALVVSERFVVRHGLHDKAVEIAAQAMTTDTEESFASGSCIDVVGKPMSRQAARSVYEKSGLGIEDVDVIELHDCFSINELLTYEALGMCADGESGKLVESGATTYGGRWVVNPSGGLISKGHPLGATGLAQAAELVRQLRGEAARRQVADARVGLAHNIGLGGAAVVTLLRKG
- a CDS encoding acyl-CoA dehydrogenase translates to MGIGITHEQRALAESVRGWLARAVPPEEVRKLLDAPGAEVGRPGYWDGAAEQGILGLHLAEKYGGGGGTVLDLAVVLEETGRAALPGPYLPSVLACAVLARAGRGDLAAALAGGERIAAVALGPGTLTATGTPDGFRLDGTAPPVLGGGQADLLVLETGTGWLVVDAEALTVRVQESADPTRPTAEVTAHGVTVPRDRALDIDTALVRDLACVLFAAEACGTAAWALHAAAEYAKVREQFGRPIGQFQAVKHLCADMLVRVEQARALAWDAARAVDEAADVRGLVASLAAGAALDAAYSCAKDCIQVLGGIGFTWEHDAHLYLRRALVARQLLGPGDSHRLRAVRLAAGGARRELRLELPAEAASYRGPARAVAESVRGLDPAAVRRELAPTGYAAPHLPAPYGLGAGAVQQLVVQEELRAAGVQVSDLGIATWVVPSLLAYGTPAQQERYLRPTLRGELRWCQLFSEPGAGSDLASLRTRAEKTPDGWLVSGQKVWTSSAQRADYGILLARTDPEAPKHKGLTYFVVDMKRTDGIDIRPLKEITGDSLFNEVYFDGALLPDDAVVGTIGEGWKVARNTLGNERVHMADQMAFDTGLEALLARAPGLGGADRLRIGAVAAEAHALACIGLRTTMRQVSGLEPGAGASVRKLVQTVHQQKTAELGLELLGPAGALSEGAGARAVHGFLMSRCLTIAGGTTQVQLNVVAERILGLPRD
- a CDS encoding inositol monophosphatase family protein, which gives rise to MSTIMPFAADATLLSDVTAAVKTAGATLRDRHTSHTRGVTMDEVVGEIHANDEAVLDVLREPLLRARQGSQWAEDELAGGALPPGEWWVVDPAEGNINHVHGMDDWAVTATLVRDNQPVLTVVHLPLTGDTYTAVAGGGARLNDRPLKVSAKTDLGAALIGTGQAKPGEDERTFRRIGDSVTAMLINGLVVRVSVPATMQLIHVAAGRMDAFWQFSDVRSGLVAGALLVSEAGGTVTDLTGEPWNTGSRDFLAAAPGIHGAALKVLSPIA
- a CDS encoding SpoIIE family protein phosphatase gives rise to the protein MSDFVGAASARSADAAAGKHCLCGAEAHEGEPGGAEDRFRGLLEAAPDAMIIVDDTGTIKLVNAQTEALFGYQREELLGHPVELLVPGRFRVHHADHRDGYANNRQVRPMGAGLELHGLRKDGTEFPVEISLSPLETTDGLLVSAAVRDVSDRKAAEDRFRGLLEAAPDAMIIVDDTGTIKLVNAQTEALFGYQREELLGHPVELLVPGRFRVHHADHRDGYANNRQVRPMGAGLELHGLRKDGTEFPVEISLSPLETTGGLLVSAAVRDVSDRKAAEERIAELAALVESSQDAILAKTLDGHITYWNAAAQRLYGYTRAEVMGQHVSLLAPPERRDEITVLMDRLRNGEKVEHFETLRLTRSGGLLDVDITLWPTRAANGTVTGTCAIVRDISDRKQAEAELTVLYEQQRHIALTLQRSLMGTPPAIPGLATASRYRPATQGAGVGGDWFDLVPLGAGRVGVLIGDVMGRGLEAAAVMGQLRSAAHALAKTGMQPRQLMQALDTCVADLDVPDQLVTCCYLVIAADAGEVTVCSAGHLPTLIATPGEGARALPAPVNAPLGVGDVLYEQSSAVIPPGATLVLYTDGLIETPGSDIEDQLAELTTTLSDLFATTPDLEAAADHVLATLLPDVEGHNDDVTLLLTRLPDAPLAAVTTDLPAVPDSVPEGRAFLSKALTSWDCTEVADEARLLLSEVLTNAVQHAQGPIGLHLRRTATDLTVEVGDRSPHLPQPRLAAEDEESGRGLILVRALADSWGVRPTDDGKTTWFTLEL